CGAACTCGCTCATTCTGTTAGAGCACTCTATGGAAGCGGGTTTGATGCGGACAACTACCTGCGTCGGTTTTTTGATTTTGACTTCCAACTTCCCGAGCCTGGACGAAGGGAATTTATCGACTCGATGATTGAGGCAGTAAACATCAGAGAATACTTCGAGAGAACTCTTGACAAAAATGTTGATGTTAACATTCTTCCATTCTTAATGCAGGCTTTCTTCGGTGATCCTGACCTTAGTCTTCGGACCATAGCACAGGCAATTCATCGCCTTGGATTAGTGTTCGCATCTTTACGTAGAGATCAGTGGTCATTCATTCCGATGGCTGTTGTGCTTTTAATCATTCGGACAATCGATTCAGACCTTTATTACAAGTTTATCCGTGGCAAAATCACCGACTCTGAGGTTGTTAAAACGGTGTTTGATCGTCCTGGAGTGAAAGACTTGCAGTGGAAAAGAGAAGGTTACATTTTTGAAGCTGTAGTGATTTTGGGTGCGCACGAACGAGATAATGAATCTATTCTAACCACAATTCAATCTCCACTTTATAAAAAGCATAAGGACTTTTATGAGAAGCATAAGGACTTGGTTGGTACTGAATCAGAAACCCCAGACCTTAAACGCGCATATAACGTCCTCCTAGGGGTCGAAAATTTGCGTAAACCATACATTCAAGGAAATACGCTCGGATTCAAGGAATCGGTTCAGCGACTTGAACTTCTTACACCTTCTCTAATTGATGAGCACACGGAAGCAATTTCGCAGGATTCCTGAGATGAGCTAACTCTGGGGTGACATAGGATTCCCTAGAAAATCCTAATATTAACGGAGGCATATTCTTGACAAACCAAGAAAGATTCAATCAGAAATTAGAAAAAATTTCAGATACACGTGACATTAAAATTTCTGATACTGCAAATATCTCCGCTGAAATGTGGGAGAAATCTCGAAGCGGTGCCTGGGCCGTCAGAGGATTTGATTATCAGCACATGGTTTCCGCGCTTATCCTCGTTCGGCAGTGGGCAGGTCTTACACCTTCTGGGTATCTCGTTCCCGAGGGCTTCGAGGATTGCGTAATCGAATCTTCAGACCGCAACACTTGGATTCAGATCAAATCGCGTAAAGAGGATACGTTCAGTAACTCTGAAATTGACAGTCTTCTGAATGCCATTGAAGCCAAGGCCGCATCAATTAAGAGTGGAGAAGAGTTTCGGGCTGCTCTTATCTTAGAAAAACCATGTTTGACTATAAGCGAAATCGGAATTGATCAACTCCTTAAAGATGATTCGCAAACAGTTTTTGTGTGTAGCGATCCATATCCAGAAATCATAAGACTAATTTCGAAGCAACTTGGCGTGGCAGAAATGATTGCGGAAGGGCTTGCAAACAATCTTTACAGACTGGTTGCCGATACGTCTGCGGGAAATGCGTCTGTAGCTTTTGACACAAGGATGCGCATATCCACGACCGAAGTGGAACGGCAGATATCTGAATATCTGGAATGTTCAGATTCATCAGCAATAAACGAGGCATTTTACAACGGGGCGTTGCAACCTATTGATTTTGTTACTCCCATTGATGAACCAAATTTTTACCAAGGTGTTAAGGTCAAGCCAGGTCATGTCGCAGCAAGCTTAGTTGTGGATCGTCCAGATGATGTAAACAGGGTCACCGATATGCTTAAGCGGAAAAAAAATGTACTTGTCTCAGGTCCATCTGGCGCCGGAAAATCTGCCTTGTTGTGGTTATCAGCGAATGGTTTAGCGGGAGAATCAAAACTGTTTCAAGTTACGGGACTGGCAGCTGTTGCTGACACTGAGAACATTATCCGGTTCGTTCGGGCTCGCAGACCAATAAGCACCTCCCCAATCAGTCTGATATTCGACGAAGTAGGCTCAACAAACAGCGATCTTTGGAACGTGCTAGCCCACAATTTAAGTGGGCTAGGGGAAGTGTATCTTCTCGGTTCGATACGCCAAGAAGATACAAACCTGATTGTTAACCAAGCGGATACAGAATTTATTCCGGTAAGACTCGACGAAAACTTGGCGCAACGGGTTTGGCAAGAACTGTCTGCGAGAAACCAGACGAATTGGACTCACTGGCGTGAACCGTTTGAGCAATCAGATGGCTTGATGCTTGAATATGTTCACATCCTGACACGGGGAAAGCGGCTAGATGATGTTATCAGTGACCAAGTTCGGCAAAGGGAAACTGAGGGCCGAAACAATGAACTGGCCATTATAAGAAGCACTGCTGTGCTCTGCGCACACGGCGGTGAAGTCAGGGCAGACAGGTTGTTTGAA
Above is a genomic segment from Candidatus Dadabacteria bacterium containing:
- a CDS encoding P-loop NTPase fold protein is translated as MGIRIRPREIDITEEEPFKNDLLNRKESVEVLTHLVESIEGPCVLAVDAAWGRGKTTFLAMWAHHLRKMKFPVVEFNAWETDFSGDPFIALSIELAEGVKNNPNKKDFTEKIDSMEKISKQLLKLAVSGAIRFLTSGILDIDPLLEKQSGHVPQSSTENRLNEYLDAKECIKEFKRVLQDLAVVLSESHENRPLIVVIDELDRCRPSYAVELLEVVKHLFEVDHIVFVLAINRSELAHSVRALYGSGFDADNYLRRFFDFDFQLPEPGRREFIDSMIEAVNIREYFERTLDKNVDVNILPFLMQAFFGDPDLSLRTIAQAIHRLGLVFASLRRDQWSFIPMAVVLLIIRTIDSDLYYKFIRGKITDSEVVKTVFDRPGVKDLQWKREGYIFEAVVILGAHERDNESILTTIQSPLYKKHKDFYEKHKDLVGTESETPDLKRAYNVLLGVENLRKPYIQGNTLGFKESVQRLELLTPSLIDEHTEAISQDS